One stretch of Corynebacterium auriscanis DNA includes these proteins:
- a CDS encoding nicotinate-nucleotide diphosphorylase: MAAIRPLNENNTRGLIRAALREDLAYGPDITTLATVDAQEISEARFLTRENGVVAALEIIGWVFDVLLENEPTSEAEVAARAETSPESSAAERALAREAAGVRINLLVNDGDRVLPGQAIAKVQAPTRLLLTAERTMLNLLTHACGVATETRRWVDTVAGTGAEIRDTRKTLPGMRGLQKYAVRAAGGTNHRMGLGDAAMIKDNHVAAAARRIGGATERGKTAGKSVAAGRSAVAEVNGATGTNSAADATAGVIEALRAIRADAPHVTCEVEVDTLDQLDALLALPQPPELILLDNFSVGGTIEAVRRRDAALQGRDTVVKLESSGGLTLDVARSYAETGVDYLAVGALTHSVRALDIGLDY; this comes from the coding sequence ATGGCTGCAATTCGGCCTCTCAACGAAAACAACACTCGCGGCCTGATCCGCGCCGCACTACGCGAAGATCTGGCCTACGGTCCAGACATCACCACACTTGCCACCGTAGATGCCCAAGAGATTTCCGAAGCGCGTTTCCTCACCCGCGAAAACGGTGTGGTCGCTGCACTGGAAATCATCGGCTGGGTCTTCGACGTCCTGTTGGAAAACGAGCCCACCTCCGAAGCCGAGGTGGCCGCGCGTGCCGAAACCAGCCCAGAGAGTTCCGCCGCTGAGCGCGCCCTCGCCCGCGAAGCCGCCGGTGTGCGCATCAACCTGCTGGTCAACGATGGTGACCGCGTCCTTCCAGGGCAGGCCATCGCCAAGGTACAGGCGCCGACCCGCCTGCTGCTGACCGCGGAACGCACCATGTTGAATCTGCTCACGCACGCTTGTGGCGTCGCTACAGAAACCCGCCGATGGGTGGATACGGTGGCGGGCACCGGAGCCGAAATCCGTGACACCCGGAAGACCTTGCCCGGCATGCGCGGACTGCAGAAGTACGCTGTTCGCGCAGCTGGGGGCACCAATCACCGCATGGGGTTGGGGGATGCCGCGATGATCAAGGACAACCACGTGGCCGCGGCTGCGCGCCGAATTGGCGGGGCAACGGAACGGGGGAAAACGGCCGGGAAGAGTGTGGCGGCTGGAAGGTCTGCCGTGGCCGAGGTGAACGGCGCGACCGGTACCAACTCCGCGGCAGATGCCACCGCCGGCGTAATCGAGGCCCTGCGTGCCATTCGTGCCGATGCACCGCACGTAACCTGCGAGGTGGAGGTCGATACTCTCGACCAGCTCGACGCGCTATTAGCCCTCCCCCAGCCGCCGGAATTGATCTTGCTGGATAACTTCAGCGTGGGTGGAACTATCGAAGCGGTTCGACGCCGCGATGCCGCCCTCCAAGGCCGAGACACCGTAGTCAAGCTGGAATCCTCTGGCGGATTGACGCTGGATGTGGCCCGGAGTTACGCGGAAACCGGAGTGGATTATTTGGCGGTGGGCGCATTGACCCACTCTGTCCGCGCGCTCGATATTGGTCTGGATTACTAG
- a CDS encoding Txe/YoeB family addiction module toxin, with protein sequence MARLVWDESAWEDYLWWQREDRRTLKRINTLIRDITRNGNEGIGKPEALKHGFSGYWSRRITDEHRLIYKLLNDEVRIASCRYHYGK encoded by the coding sequence ATGGCCCGTCTGGTCTGGGATGAGTCCGCTTGGGAAGATTATCTATGGTGGCAGCGGGAAGATAGGCGAACGTTAAAGAGAATCAATACCCTCATTCGCGATATCACCCGAAATGGTAACGAAGGCATCGGCAAACCAGAAGCTCTAAAACATGGGTTCTCCGGTTACTGGTCCCGCCGGATTACTGACGAGCATCGGTTGATTTACAAATTGTTAAATGACGAAGTCCGAATTGCTAGTTGCCGCTACCACTACGGAAAATGA
- a CDS encoding type II toxin-antitoxin system Phd/YefM family antitoxin — MKTISYTESRANYAQVLDDVVNNREETIVTRAGHEPVVIVSLEDYESLRETAYLLRSPANARRLLDSIDRLENSGGSEHGLIED, encoded by the coding sequence GTGAAAACAATTAGTTACACTGAATCGCGCGCGAACTATGCGCAGGTGCTGGACGACGTGGTGAATAATCGGGAGGAAACAATCGTTACGCGGGCCGGCCATGAACCGGTGGTGATTGTTTCGTTAGAGGATTACGAATCACTGCGCGAAACGGCTTATTTGCTGCGTTCGCCAGCCAACGCCCGGCGTTTGCTGGATTCGATCGATCGTTTGGAAAACTCGGGTGGTTCTGAACACGGTTTGATCGAGGACTAA